A region from the Natronoarchaeum mannanilyticum genome encodes:
- a CDS encoding cation:proton antiporter regulatory subunit, whose amino-acid sequence MAVYESDLPGVGKKFEIDLDGEAQLVVVIHNTGKRELFVRDSPDADSEKLFELSDKLARQVGTIMEGAYFQPIRDDEISTVLDDDTIIEWAKVTDESELVGTTLAESGVRQRTGASIIAVQRGDETIQNPPPDVEFEVDDTLVSIGDRESHTELERLAAGEATLDGAPGGGEPPGDTADDEFVDDDSANDEP is encoded by the coding sequence ATGGCCGTCTACGAAAGCGACCTCCCGGGGGTCGGCAAGAAGTTCGAGATCGACCTCGACGGGGAGGCCCAGCTCGTCGTCGTGATTCACAACACCGGCAAGCGCGAGCTGTTCGTCCGCGACTCGCCCGACGCCGACTCCGAGAAGCTGTTCGAGCTCTCGGACAAGCTGGCCCGCCAGGTCGGTACGATCATGGAGGGCGCGTACTTCCAGCCGATCCGGGACGACGAGATCAGCACCGTGCTCGACGACGACACGATCATCGAGTGGGCGAAGGTCACCGACGAGTCCGAGCTCGTGGGGACGACGCTCGCCGAGTCGGGGGTCCGCCAGCGCACCGGCGCCTCGATCATCGCCGTCCAGCGCGGCGACGAGACGATCCAGAACCCGCCGCCGGACGTCGAGTTCGAGGTCGACGACACGCTCGTCTCGATCGGCGACCGCGAGAGCCACACCGAACTCGAACGGCTCGCCGCCGGCGAGGCGACGCTCGACGGCGCGCCGGGTGGCGGCGAGCCGCCGGGCGACACGGCGGACGACGAGTTCGTCGACGACGACTCCGCGAACGACGAGCCCTAG
- a CDS encoding cation:proton antiporter produces MAATPLIEIGALFVGIALAGAIAQRAGQSVIPFYIVGGMLAGEHVLGRLAPLEIGLGDVAVTLQQPYVSESEFVELGAELGIVFLLFFLGLEFSITRLLESRDRIGKAGVVDLAINFPAGVLLGLALGWSAIEAVLLGGIVYISSSAVITKSLIDLGWIANDESDPMLGTLVFEDLFIALYLAVVSALVIGGGDVGAAATDIGIAVGFILVLLGGVFYGSELFQRYLETDSRELTVLRTVALVVFVAGLALLLDVSEAVAAFFVGMGFSSTDHVHEIEELLIPVRDLFAAVFFFWVGLGTDPAVFADPALVAVLALAVLVTTPTKLVSGYLGGRIYDLDERRSLRVATGMVTRGEFSLIIAATIATAGTGPVMTETIPDLTVGYVLVMSILGTVLMQYADRLWSVAQPYLVDAAE; encoded by the coding sequence ATGGCGGCGACGCCGCTGATCGAGATCGGCGCGCTGTTCGTCGGCATCGCGCTCGCGGGCGCGATCGCCCAGCGCGCCGGCCAGTCGGTCATCCCCTTCTACATCGTCGGGGGGATGCTCGCCGGCGAGCACGTCCTCGGGCGGCTCGCGCCGCTGGAGATCGGACTCGGCGACGTTGCCGTGACCCTCCAGCAGCCGTACGTCTCCGAGAGCGAGTTCGTCGAACTCGGCGCCGAGCTCGGGATCGTCTTCCTGCTGTTCTTCCTGGGCCTGGAGTTCAGCATCACGCGCCTGCTGGAGAGCCGCGACCGGATCGGCAAAGCGGGGGTCGTCGATCTGGCGATCAACTTCCCCGCCGGCGTCCTGCTCGGGCTGGCGCTGGGCTGGTCGGCGATCGAGGCCGTGTTGCTCGGCGGGATCGTCTACATCTCGTCGAGCGCCGTGATCACCAAGTCGCTGATCGATCTGGGGTGGATCGCCAACGACGAGAGCGACCCGATGCTGGGGACGCTCGTGTTCGAGGACCTCTTTATCGCGCTGTACCTCGCGGTCGTCTCGGCGCTCGTGATCGGCGGCGGCGACGTCGGCGCCGCGGCGACCGACATCGGTATCGCCGTCGGGTTCATCCTCGTCCTGCTGGGCGGCGTGTTCTACGGCTCCGAACTGTTCCAGCGCTACCTCGAAACCGACTCCCGAGAGCTGACGGTGCTGCGAACCGTCGCGCTGGTCGTGTTCGTCGCCGGGCTCGCGCTGCTGCTCGACGTCAGCGAGGCCGTCGCGGCCTTTTTCGTCGGGATGGGCTTTTCCTCGACCGACCACGTCCACGAGATCGAGGAGCTGCTGATCCCGGTCCGGGATCTGTTCGCGGCGGTGTTTTTCTTCTGGGTCGGGCTCGGTACCGATCCGGCGGTGTTCGCCGACCCCGCGCTCGTGGCGGTGCTCGCGCTCGCCGTCCTCGTGACGACTCCCACGAAGCTCGTCAGCGGCTACCTCGGCGGCCGGATCTACGATCTCGACGAGCGGCGCTCGCTCCGGGTCGCGACCGGAATGGTCACGCGCGGGGAGTTCTCCTTGATCATCGCGGCGACGATCGCGACGGCCGGCACCGGTCCGGTGATGACCGAGACGATCCCGGACCTCACCGTTGGATACGTGCTCGTGATGAGCATCCTCGGCACCGTGCTGATGCAGTACGCCGACCGGCTCTGGTCGGTCGCCCAGCCGTATCTGGTTGACGCCGCGGAGTGA
- a CDS encoding HalOD1 output domain-containing protein, translating to MIVEIAQQEGCEETSLPPLYSQINPRALRLFVDSAADERSVIRFTYCGYNVIVTGDGDISIDSSGLQPRTK from the coding sequence ATCATCGTAGAGATCGCACAGCAAGAGGGGTGCGAGGAGACGAGCCTTCCCCCGCTCTATTCCCAAATCAACCCGAGAGCGTTGCGGTTATTCGTCGATTCGGCCGCGGATGAACGGTCCGTCATCCGGTTCACGTATTGTGGATACAACGTGATCGTTACGGGTGACGGTGATATCAGTATCGACAGTAGCGGGTTACAACCCCGGACGAAGTGA
- a CDS encoding long-chain-fatty-acid--CoA ligase: MKKQLLVTDFLDRARTYYGDYEAVVGTDGERFTYDEFGERVDRFSAALQARGVEKGDRVAVLDPNTHYHLEAAFGAMQCGAIHVPLNYRLEPSDYEYLLSDSGASVVYADYEYAGKIEAVRDEIPADVFVTNDPAPVEGDWIDFESFLETDPDDYDRPEMTEDETITINYTSGTTGDPKGVCRTHRTESLHAQLVTIHHHLADDDVYLWTLPMFHVNGWGHIYAVTGRGAKHVCTRGVDAEAVFDAIHDEDVSFLCCAPTVLTILGEYADEHDPAFSGDNPVRVTAAGSAPPSATIREVETEFGWEFTQLYGATETGPLIATSDAARLIPEEGGLRFSLKQRQGVAPLGTELRVVDDDGEEVPRDDSTIGEVVVRGNQVMEEYWEKPDETHAAFNDRLEGWYHTGDLAVVNEDGMIAIKDRKKDIIISGGENISSVELEDTLFDHEAVGDVAVIPAPSEKWGETPKAFVVPDNGDPENPGVTADELTAFTREQLADYKIVHRIEFVDAIPKTATGKIQKYELRKREWDDEDQMVGKG, from the coding sequence ATGAAGAAACAATTGCTCGTGACCGACTTCCTCGATCGGGCCAGAACGTACTACGGCGACTACGAAGCCGTCGTGGGAACGGACGGCGAACGGTTCACGTACGACGAGTTCGGCGAGCGCGTCGACCGGTTCTCGGCGGCGCTGCAGGCCCGCGGCGTCGAGAAGGGCGACCGCGTCGCGGTGCTCGACCCGAACACGCACTACCACCTCGAAGCGGCGTTCGGAGCGATGCAGTGCGGTGCGATCCACGTGCCGCTGAACTACCGGCTCGAACCCTCTGACTACGAGTACCTCCTCTCGGACTCGGGGGCGAGCGTCGTCTACGCGGACTACGAGTACGCCGGCAAGATCGAGGCGGTGCGCGACGAGATTCCCGCCGACGTGTTCGTGACGAACGACCCCGCGCCGGTCGAGGGCGACTGGATCGACTTCGAGTCGTTCCTGGAAACTGACCCCGACGACTACGACCGCCCGGAGATGACCGAGGACGAGACGATCACCATCAACTACACCTCGGGGACGACCGGCGATCCGAAGGGCGTCTGCCGGACCCACCGGACGGAGTCGCTGCACGCCCAGCTCGTGACGATCCACCACCACCTCGCCGACGACGACGTCTACCTGTGGACGCTCCCGATGTTCCACGTCAACGGCTGGGGCCACATCTACGCCGTCACCGGCCGCGGCGCGAAACACGTCTGCACGCGCGGCGTCGACGCCGAGGCCGTCTTCGACGCGATCCACGACGAGGACGTCTCCTTCCTCTGTTGTGCCCCGACCGTGCTGACGATCCTCGGCGAGTACGCCGACGAGCACGATCCGGCGTTCAGCGGCGACAACCCGGTCCGCGTGACCGCCGCCGGAAGCGCCCCGCCGAGCGCGACGATCCGCGAGGTCGAAACCGAGTTCGGCTGGGAGTTCACGCAGTTGTACGGCGCCACCGAGACCGGGCCGCTGATCGCCACCTCGGACGCCGCCCGGTTGATCCCCGAGGAAGGAGGGCTCCGCTTCTCGCTGAAGCAGCGCCAGGGCGTCGCCCCGCTCGGGACCGAACTCCGCGTCGTCGACGACGACGGAGAGGAGGTCCCCCGCGACGACAGCACGATCGGCGAGGTCGTCGTCCGCGGCAATCAGGTCATGGAGGAGTACTGGGAGAAGCCCGACGAGACGCACGCGGCGTTCAACGACCGCCTCGAAGGCTGGTACCACACCGGCGACCTCGCCGTCGTCAACGAGGACGGCATGATCGCTATCAAGGACCGGAAGAAAGACATCATCATCTCGGGCGGCGAGAACATCTCGTCGGTCGAGCTGGAGGACACGCTGTTCGACCACGAGGCCGTCGGCGACGTGGCGGTCATCCCCGCGCCGTCCGAGAAGTGGGGCGAGACGCCGAAGGCGTTCGTCGTCCCGGACAACGGCGATCCCGAGAACCCCGGCGTCACCGCCGACGAACTGACCGCGTTCACCCGCGAGCAGCTGGCCGACTACAAGATCGTCCACAGAATCGAGTTCGTCGACGCGATCCCGAAGACCGCGACCGGGAAGATCCAGAAGTACGAACTGCGCAAGCGCGAGTGGGACGACGAGGATCAGATGGTCGGGAAGGGGTAG
- a CDS encoding dolichol kinase, producing the protein MADEIKRRLVHISGTGMPVLYLLDIFSWENLQWFLLIGSSVAAILEVIRLSFGLDWWIYDKLTREYEQDNPAGYALYMFSLTIVVLLLEPRIAIPAMLMLTLGDPISGVLGSDELRAIKRPRVLATMFTICLLV; encoded by the coding sequence ATGGCCGACGAGATCAAGCGACGCCTCGTGCACATCAGCGGGACGGGGATGCCGGTGCTGTACCTCCTCGATATATTCAGCTGGGAGAACCTCCAGTGGTTCCTGCTGATCGGCAGCAGCGTCGCGGCGATCCTGGAGGTGATCCGGCTTTCGTTCGGGCTGGACTGGTGGATCTACGACAAGCTCACCCGCGAGTACGAGCAAGACAACCCCGCGGGCTACGCGCTGTACATGTTCAGCCTGACGATCGTCGTCCTGCTGTTAGAGCCCAGGATCGCCATCCCCGCGATGCTGATGCTGACGCTGGGCGACCCGATCAGCGGGGTGCTCGGCAGCGACGAGCTGCGGGCGATCAAGCGCCCGCGCGTGCTCGCGACGATGTTCACGATTTGCCTGCTGGTCG
- the glyS gene encoding glycine--tRNA ligase has translation MSESTAEKLVELAKRRGYFFPSAGAYGGVAGFYTFGPQGAALKQNVEDAWRERFAVREGHQEIDAPTVMPEPVFEASGHLDGFDDMLVECAECGESHRADHLIEDNTAIEEAESIAIEEVEELIDEHQLVCPSCGADLSGEPVDDFNLMFGTNIGPGDSSPGYLRPETAQGIFVEFPLLKEYARNQLPFGVTQIGKAYRNEISPRKSVIRTREFTQAELELFVDPEGEGPDLSRVEDVEVRLYPIGEQEDEEGELIETTIGEAVADGTLASPWIAYHLGIAQEWYERVGVDKSRFRFRQHLSGERAHYASDCWDAEAELDEDWIELAGFAYRGDYDLSKHAEHSDEDFTIFKQYDEPVTVERATVDPDMSYLGPEFGGQAQDVADALESLAEEDRSAFEGEDVTVDVDGEEYTVPVEKTDFSVDEVTESGEHITPHVVEPSFGVDRLLYTILDHAYAEDEVGGEERTYLSLDPEVAPTTVGVFPLMDKEGLGERARDLAAELRAAGLSVNYDDSGAIGRRYRRQDEIGTPFCVTVDYETLEDGTVTVRERDSTEQLRVPLEDLDETLTALSEGDLAFADVDGEPVEED, from the coding sequence ATGAGTGAGAGCACCGCCGAGAAGCTCGTCGAGCTCGCCAAGCGCCGCGGGTACTTCTTCCCGTCGGCGGGCGCGTACGGCGGCGTCGCCGGCTTCTACACGTTCGGCCCGCAGGGCGCCGCGCTCAAGCAGAACGTCGAGGACGCCTGGCGCGAGCGGTTCGCGGTCCGGGAGGGCCACCAGGAGATCGACGCGCCGACCGTGATGCCCGAGCCCGTCTTCGAGGCGTCGGGCCACCTCGACGGCTTCGACGACATGCTCGTCGAGTGCGCCGAGTGCGGCGAGAGCCACCGCGCCGACCACCTGATCGAGGACAACACCGCGATCGAGGAGGCCGAGTCGATCGCCATCGAGGAGGTCGAGGAACTGATCGACGAGCACCAGCTCGTCTGCCCCTCCTGTGGCGCCGACCTCTCCGGCGAGCCGGTCGACGACTTCAACTTGATGTTCGGCACGAACATCGGCCCCGGCGACTCCTCGCCGGGTTACCTCCGGCCGGAAACCGCTCAGGGCATCTTCGTCGAGTTCCCGCTGCTCAAGGAGTACGCCCGCAACCAGCTGCCGTTCGGCGTCACGCAGATCGGCAAGGCGTACCGCAACGAGATCAGCCCGCGCAAGTCCGTCATCCGCACGCGGGAGTTCACGCAGGCCGAACTCGAACTGTTCGTCGACCCCGAGGGCGAGGGGCCCGACCTCTCGCGCGTCGAAGACGTCGAGGTTCGGCTCTACCCGATCGGCGAGCAGGAAGACGAGGAGGGCGAGCTGATCGAGACGACGATCGGTGAAGCCGTCGCGGACGGCACGCTCGCCAGCCCGTGGATCGCCTACCACCTCGGCATCGCCCAGGAGTGGTACGAGCGCGTCGGCGTCGACAAGAGTCGGTTCCGGTTCCGCCAGCACCTCTCGGGCGAGCGCGCCCACTACGCCAGCGACTGCTGGGACGCCGAAGCCGAGTTAGATGAGGACTGGATCGAGCTCGCCGGCTTCGCGTACCGCGGCGACTACGACCTCTCCAAGCACGCCGAGCACTCCGACGAGGACTTCACGATCTTCAAGCAGTACGACGAGCCGGTCACCGTCGAGCGCGCGACGGTCGATCCCGACATGAGCTACCTCGGCCCCGAGTTCGGCGGGCAGGCCCAGGACGTGGCCGACGCGCTCGAATCGCTCGCCGAGGAGGATCGCTCGGCGTTCGAGGGCGAGGACGTGACGGTCGACGTCGACGGCGAGGAGTACACCGTCCCCGTCGAGAAGACCGACTTCTCGGTCGACGAGGTCACCGAGTCCGGCGAACACATCACGCCTCACGTGGTCGAACCGTCGTTCGGCGTCGATCGGCTGCTGTACACGATCCTCGATCACGCCTACGCCGAGGACGAGGTCGGCGGCGAGGAGCGCACCTACCTCTCGCTCGATCCGGAAGTCGCGCCGACGACCGTCGGCGTGTTCCCCCTGATGGACAAGGAGGGCCTCGGCGAGCGCGCCCGCGACCTCGCCGCGGAGCTGCGCGCGGCGGGCCTCTCGGTCAACTACGACGACTCGGGCGCCATCGGCCGGCGCTACCGCCGACAGGACGAGATCGGCACGCCCTTTTGCGTCACGGTCGACTACGAGACGCTCGAAGACGGCACCGTGACGGTCCGCGAGCGCGACTCGACCGAGCAGCTCCGCGTCCCCCTCGAAGACCTCGACGAGACGCTGACGGCGCTCAGCGAGGGTGATCTCGCGTTCGCGGACGTCGACGGCGAGCCTGTCGAGGAGGACTAA
- a CDS encoding CBS domain-containing protein, with the protein MNVSDAMTPRGELVTVELPGSRDDALEYLQDREFSSVPVVKPGDDGEEYRGLVSRESLIEHPDEDQLALLMEDVPTVTRDAGIEELAELMVTEGARRVPVVDGELEGIVTITDVIRALATGDVDADVEVGGIATRDVNTTFSGAPLTVALRELNYANVPYAVALDEAGEPAGMLTEVDVLDVAEIVEDEEQTGNSFADQDDDWMWEGIKGVGSRSMTVRNVELPAGPVSEFMTEDLVTVSEGKTAREAAQLMITNDIEQIPLVSGGDLVGIVLDMDLLEALYE; encoded by the coding sequence ATGAATGTGTCCGACGCGATGACGCCGCGAGGAGAGCTCGTGACCGTCGAGCTCCCCGGCAGCCGCGACGACGCCCTGGAGTACCTGCAGGATCGCGAATTTTCCTCCGTGCCGGTCGTCAAGCCCGGCGACGACGGCGAGGAGTACCGCGGGCTCGTCTCCCGCGAGAGCCTGATCGAACACCCCGACGAGGACCAGCTCGCGCTGCTGATGGAGGACGTCCCGACCGTGACGCGCGACGCCGGCATCGAGGAGCTGGCCGAACTGATGGTCACGGAGGGCGCGCGGCGCGTTCCCGTCGTGGACGGCGAGCTGGAGGGGATCGTCACGATCACGGACGTGATCCGGGCGCTCGCGACGGGCGACGTCGACGCCGACGTCGAGGTCGGCGGAATCGCGACGCGCGACGTGAACACCACCTTTTCGGGCGCGCCGCTGACCGTCGCCCTGCGCGAGCTGAACTACGCCAACGTCCCCTACGCCGTCGCGCTCGACGAGGCCGGCGAGCCGGCCGGCATGCTCACCGAGGTCGACGTGCTGGACGTCGCCGAGATCGTCGAGGACGAGGAGCAGACGGGCAACAGCTTCGCCGACCAGGACGACGACTGGATGTGGGAGGGGATCAAGGGCGTCGGCAGCCGCTCGATGACCGTCCGGAACGTCGAGCTGCCCGCGGGCCCGGTCTCCGAGTTCATGACCGAGGATCTGGTCACCGTCTCGGAGGGCAAGACCGCCCGCGAGGCCGCCCAGCTGATGATCACCAACGACATCGAGCAGATCCCGCTGGTCTCGGGCGGCGACCTCGTGGGCATCGTGCTCGACATGGACCTGCTGGAGGCGCTGTATGAGTGA
- a CDS encoding DUF7556 family protein: MSSSGYSDTSRGAREIVGSVDGDGDDEQYVIADITADDAWLAMAVDDAPSLPSCR, encoded by the coding sequence ATGTCGTCGTCAGGTTACAGCGACACGTCGCGCGGCGCGAGAGAGATCGTCGGCTCCGTCGACGGTGACGGGGACGACGAGCAGTACGTCATCGCCGACATCACGGCGGACGACGCCTGGCTCGCGATGGCGGTAGACGACGCGCCGTCGCTCCCCTCTTGCCGGTAA
- a CDS encoding cation:proton antiporter: MSAYDVGLIVVAVALLGAVLLPRFLAGKPLSLPIVYVGGGFALFAAVPGVPALDPVVNADLTERLTELVVIVALMGAGLKIDRPFDWRGWASTWRLLAIAMPLTIAATALLGRYALGLLVPTALLLGAVVAPTDPVLASDVDAGAPLTEIESERAPVHEWGSIRFALTSEAGLNDGLAFPFTYLSIAVAGASAGDGWSWLVDWALVDVGYKILVGLVLGYLIGHLMARLVFYSPDPTERAEVLAGAEALVVTLLAYGITEVASGYGFVAVFVAALELRRFEWEHEYYQYLHDFAALIERLLTATVLVLFGGAIAGGLLAPLTPTGALVGLAIVLAVRPAAGLIAFLGSDAPWLDRAVVSFFGIRGVGSFFYLSYALAQASFEELELLVQAEVLWAILGFVVLSSVVVHGVASGPVMAAVDRRRDPVTREQIDEAE; encoded by the coding sequence GTGAGCGCGTACGACGTCGGACTGATCGTCGTCGCGGTGGCGCTACTGGGCGCTGTGCTGCTTCCTCGATTTCTGGCCGGCAAGCCGCTCTCGCTGCCGATCGTCTACGTCGGGGGCGGGTTCGCGCTGTTCGCGGCGGTGCCGGGCGTCCCCGCGCTCGATCCCGTCGTCAACGCCGATCTCACCGAACGGCTGACCGAGCTGGTCGTGATCGTCGCGCTGATGGGCGCCGGCCTCAAGATCGACCGGCCGTTCGACTGGCGCGGCTGGGCGTCGACCTGGCGGCTCCTCGCGATAGCGATGCCGCTGACGATCGCCGCGACGGCGCTGCTGGGCCGGTACGCGCTCGGCCTGCTGGTTCCGACGGCGCTGTTGCTCGGCGCGGTCGTCGCGCCGACCGACCCGGTGCTCGCCTCTGACGTCGACGCCGGCGCGCCGCTGACCGAGATCGAGTCCGAGCGGGCGCCCGTCCACGAGTGGGGAAGCATCCGCTTCGCGCTGACCTCCGAGGCGGGGCTGAACGACGGGCTGGCGTTTCCCTTCACGTACCTTTCCATCGCGGTCGCGGGCGCGAGCGCCGGCGACGGGTGGTCGTGGCTCGTCGACTGGGCGCTCGTCGACGTGGGGTACAAGATCCTGGTCGGGCTCGTCCTGGGATATCTGATCGGGCACCTGATGGCGCGGCTGGTGTTTTACTCGCCGGACCCGACCGAACGCGCGGAGGTGCTCGCCGGCGCCGAGGCGCTGGTCGTCACCCTGCTCGCCTACGGCATCACCGAGGTGGCGTCCGGCTACGGGTTCGTCGCGGTGTTCGTCGCCGCCCTCGAACTCCGGCGCTTCGAGTGGGAACACGAGTACTACCAGTACCTCCACGACTTCGCGGCGCTGATTGAGCGGCTGCTCACCGCGACCGTACTGGTGCTGTTCGGCGGCGCCATCGCGGGCGGCTTGCTCGCGCCGTTGACCCCGACGGGGGCGCTCGTCGGACTCGCGATCGTCCTCGCGGTCAGACCTGCAGCAGGACTGATCGCGTTTCTCGGCTCCGACGCGCCGTGGCTCGACCGCGCCGTCGTCTCGTTCTTCGGCATCCGCGGCGTCGGCTCCTTCTTCTACCTGTCGTACGCGCTGGCGCAGGCGTCGTTCGAGGAACTCGAACTGCTCGTCCAGGCCGAGGTGCTCTGGGCGATCCTCGGCTTCGTCGTCCTCTCGTCGGTCGTCGTCCACGGCGTCGCGTCGGGGCCGGTGATGGCCGCCGTCGATCGGCGGCGCGACCCCGTCACGCGGGAGCAAATCGACGAAGCCGAGTGA
- a CDS encoding manganese catalase family protein yields the protein MFFHEPELQYEVTVEEPDPQFAKELQQAIGGVEGEMRVALQYLFQAWATPKEHEEYRKLLMETGTEELGHIEILATAVTKNLRNATDEEREDAAQDDMMRMMMSGQSPRQILSAGESAMPVDSNGLPFNGNYVVASGNLAADMYANVMAESTGRLLATRLWERTDDPGMKDMLEYLIARDTMHQNQWLAALETLDDPVPVPASFPQEKENQEFNYAFMSTHREEREDPDMPWTQGESVDGHGEFSFVQQNSDGKGTAPSPDSSVYSDPNRE from the coding sequence ATGTTCTTCCACGAACCCGAGCTACAGTACGAAGTTACGGTCGAAGAGCCCGATCCGCAGTTCGCCAAGGAGCTTCAGCAGGCGATCGGCGGCGTCGAAGGGGAGATGCGCGTCGCGCTGCAGTACCTGTTCCAGGCCTGGGCGACGCCGAAGGAGCACGAAGAGTACCGCAAGCTGCTAATGGAGACCGGGACCGAGGAGCTCGGCCACATCGAGATCCTCGCGACGGCGGTCACGAAGAACCTCCGGAACGCCACCGACGAGGAGCGCGAGGACGCCGCTCAGGACGACATGATGCGTATGATGATGTCCGGCCAGAGCCCGCGCCAGATCCTCTCGGCCGGCGAGTCGGCGATGCCGGTCGACAGCAACGGGCTCCCGTTCAACGGGAACTACGTCGTGGCGTCGGGCAACCTCGCCGCGGACATGTACGCCAACGTGATGGCCGAATCGACCGGACGCCTGCTCGCGACGCGGCTGTGGGAGCGGACCGACGACCCCGGGATGAAGGACATGCTGGAGTACCTGATCGCTCGCGACACGATGCACCAGAACCAGTGGCTCGCCGCCCTGGAGACGCTGGACGATCCGGTTCCGGTGCCCGCGAGCTTCCCCCAGGAGAAGGAGAACCAGGAGTTCAACTACGCGTTCATGTCGACCCACCGCGAGGAGCGCGAGGACCCCGACATGCCCTGGACGCAGGGCGAGTCGGTCGACGGCCACGGGGAGTTCTCGTTCGTCCAGCAGAACAGCGACGGGAAGGGGACGGCGCCGAGCCCCGATTCGTCAGTGTACAGCGACCCGAACCGCGAATAA